Proteins encoded in a region of the Corvus hawaiiensis isolate bCorHaw1 chromosome 18, bCorHaw1.pri.cur, whole genome shotgun sequence genome:
- the GATC gene encoding glutamyl-tRNA(Gln) amidotransferase subunit C, mitochondrial, with the protein MRALSLERWLRAWRALPRRPSRPARWHSGHRPQQKVSVEVLDHLEHLALVDFRDSEAVERLQKAVQFADQLREVNTDGVEPMDSVLEDRCLYLREDDVTEGNCAKDLLENAREKVEEYFVAPPGNIPLPKLEE; encoded by the exons ATGCGAGCGCTGTCCCTCGAGCGGTGGCTCCGCGCCTGGCGGGCCCTTCCGCGACGCCCCTCACGCCCGGCGAGGTGGCACAGCGGGCACCGGCCGCAG CAGAAAGTGTCGGTGGAAGTGCTGGACCACTTGGAGCACCTGGCCCTGGTGGATTTCCGGGATTCGGAGGCCGTGGAGCGGCTGCAGAAAGCTGTCCAGTTTGCTGATCAGCTTCGTGAAGTAAACACCGACGGCGTGGAACCGATGGATTCAGTGCTGGAGGACAG ATGTCTGTATCTTAGAGAAGATGATGTGACAGAAGGCAACTGCGCCAAAGACCTGCTGGAAAATGCCAGAGAGAAAGTAGAGGAGTACTTTGTAGCTCCACCAG gTAACATCCCTTTACCAAAGCTGGAAGAATGA
- the COQ5 gene encoding 2-methoxy-6-polyprenyl-1,4-benzoquinol methylase, mitochondrial isoform X2, producing MNDSMTLGIHRVWKDILMHKMNPSPGTLLLDVAGGTGDIAFRFINYVRSVRERQLQRKLKHRQNLSWQEIFESYQKDKFNSLGDSQVVVCDINREMLKVGKQKAQHLGYSEGLSWVLGNAEELPFDNDKFDVYTIAFGIRNVTRIDLALQEAYRVLKPGGRFLCLEFSHVSNPLLSRLYDLYSFQVIPVLGEVIAGDWKSYQYLVESIRQFPPQEELKAMIEDVGFFKVDYENLNFGIVAIHSGFKL from the exons ATGAATGATTCAATGACTTTAGGAATTCATCGGGTATGGAAAGATATCCTCATGCATAAAATGAACCCTTCCCCAGGAACACTTCTCCTAGATGTTGCTGGGGGAACAG GTGATATTGCCTTTCGATTCATTAACTATGTTCGCTCTGTACGAGAACGCCAGCTCCAGAGGAAGCTCAAGCACCGTCAGAATTTGTCATGGCAGGAAATTTTTGAGAGTTACCAGAAAGACAAATTTAACTCACTAGGAGATTCCCAAGTGGTGGTCTGTGACATCAACAGAGAAATGTTAAAAGTTGGGAAGCAGAAAGCACAGCATCTTGGCTACTCTGAAG GCTTGTCCTGGGTACTTGGGAATGCCGAAGAGTTGCCCTTTGATAATGATAAGTTTGATGTTTACACAATTGCCTTTGGAATCCGAAATGTAACTCGTATTGATTTG GCACTTCAAGAGGCCTATCGTGTGCTGAAACCAGGAGGAAGATTTCTCTGCCTTGAATTCAGTCATGTCAGCAACCCTCTTCTTTCCAG GCTCTATGATCTCTACAGTTTCCAGGTTATCCCTGTCCTGGGTGAGGTTATTGCTGGTGACTGGAAGTCTTACCAGTATCTTGTGGAGAGCATCCGACAGTTCCCCCCTCAG GAGGAGCTGAAGGCAATGATAGAAGATGTAGGCTTTTTCAAAGTGGATTATGAGAATTTAAACTTTGGCATTGTTGCCATTCACTCAGGTTTCAAACTGTGA
- the COQ5 gene encoding 2-methoxy-6-polyprenyl-1,4-benzoquinol methylase, mitochondrial isoform X1, with amino-acid sequence MAAVRLWRCRCWALLSRPAGRLRARRGLAAGPEMHFGFQTVTEEERREKIYQVFESVAKKYDVMNDSMTLGIHRVWKDILMHKMNPSPGTLLLDVAGGTGDIAFRFINYVRSVRERQLQRKLKHRQNLSWQEIFESYQKDKFNSLGDSQVVVCDINREMLKVGKQKAQHLGYSEGLSWVLGNAEELPFDNDKFDVYTIAFGIRNVTRIDLALQEAYRVLKPGGRFLCLEFSHVSNPLLSRLYDLYSFQVIPVLGEVIAGDWKSYQYLVESIRQFPPQEELKAMIEDVGFFKVDYENLNFGIVAIHSGFKL; translated from the exons ATGGCGGCGGTGCGGCTGTGGCGGTGCCGCTGCTGGGCGCTGCTCTCCCGGCCCGCCGGGAGATTGCGGGCGCGCCGCGGTTTGGCCGCGGGGCCGGAGATGCACTTCGGCTTCCAGACCGTGacggaggaggagaggagggagaaaa TTTATCAGGTCTTTGAAAGTGTGGCCAAGAAATATGATGTCATGAATGATTCAATGACTTTAGGAATTCATCGGGTATGGAAAGATATCCTCATGCATAAAATGAACCCTTCCCCAGGAACACTTCTCCTAGATGTTGCTGGGGGAACAG GTGATATTGCCTTTCGATTCATTAACTATGTTCGCTCTGTACGAGAACGCCAGCTCCAGAGGAAGCTCAAGCACCGTCAGAATTTGTCATGGCAGGAAATTTTTGAGAGTTACCAGAAAGACAAATTTAACTCACTAGGAGATTCCCAAGTGGTGGTCTGTGACATCAACAGAGAAATGTTAAAAGTTGGGAAGCAGAAAGCACAGCATCTTGGCTACTCTGAAG GCTTGTCCTGGGTACTTGGGAATGCCGAAGAGTTGCCCTTTGATAATGATAAGTTTGATGTTTACACAATTGCCTTTGGAATCCGAAATGTAACTCGTATTGATTTG GCACTTCAAGAGGCCTATCGTGTGCTGAAACCAGGAGGAAGATTTCTCTGCCTTGAATTCAGTCATGTCAGCAACCCTCTTCTTTCCAG GCTCTATGATCTCTACAGTTTCCAGGTTATCCCTGTCCTGGGTGAGGTTATTGCTGGTGACTGGAAGTCTTACCAGTATCTTGTGGAGAGCATCCGACAGTTCCCCCCTCAG GAGGAGCTGAAGGCAATGATAGAAGATGTAGGCTTTTTCAAAGTGGATTATGAGAATTTAAACTTTGGCATTGTTGCCATTCACTCAGGTTTCAAACTGTGA
- the LOC125335519 gene encoding dynein light chain 1, cytoplasmic has product MSDRKAVIKNADMSEEMQQDAVECATQALEKYNIEKDIAAHIKKEFDKKYNPTWHCIVGRNFGSYVTHETKHFIYFYLGQVAILLFKSG; this is encoded by the exons ATGAGTGATCGAAAGGCAGTGATCAAAAATGCGGACATGTCAGAGGAAATGCAGCAAGATGCTGTGGAATGTGCTACTCAGGCCTTGGAGAAATACAACATTGAGAAGGACATCGCTGCTCACATAAAGAAG GAGTTTGACAAGAAATACAATCCCACTTGGCACTGCATTGTGGGAAGGAACTTTGGCAGCTACGTGACTCATGAGACCAAGCACTTCATCTACTTCTACCTCGGCCAAGTTGCTATTCTTCTTTTCAAGTCTGGCTAG